The Hymenobacter sp. 5317J-9 genome has a window encoding:
- the sdaAA gene encoding L-serine ammonia-lyase, iron-sulfur-dependent, subunit alpha yields the protein MSLLFTDFASWQAHCASTGQPLYQPVLDYEIEQKGRTEDEIWAGLQRAYDVMRDAVHEGLTGDMTSRSGMINNGAKKIAASPVTVLSPEFKQLITRALGAKEVNSCMGRVVAAPTAGASGILPGVLVTLQDLHKLDDRKILEGLLVAAGIALIIEQNASLAGAVGGCQAETGSAAAMGSGAIVYCLGGPVEQVFAAVAVTIQCMLGLVCDPVAGLVEVPCVVRNASAAAIAFSSAQIAIAGIDPVIPVDQCVAALGEVGQAMETRYKETALGGLAATTRGKEIEKMVLVQDVNILPDDPDQ from the coding sequence GTGTCACTCCTCTTCACCGATTTTGCCTCCTGGCAAGCCCACTGCGCCAGTACCGGCCAGCCGCTCTACCAGCCCGTGCTCGACTACGAAATCGAGCAAAAGGGCCGCACGGAAGACGAAATCTGGGCCGGGCTGCAGCGCGCCTACGACGTGATGCGCGACGCCGTGCACGAGGGCCTGACCGGCGACATGACCTCGCGTTCGGGCATGATAAACAACGGCGCCAAGAAAATTGCCGCCTCGCCCGTCACCGTGCTTTCGCCCGAGTTCAAGCAGCTCATCACCCGCGCCCTGGGGGCCAAGGAAGTCAACTCCTGCATGGGCCGGGTGGTGGCCGCGCCCACGGCTGGTGCCTCGGGCATCCTGCCGGGCGTGCTGGTCACGCTGCAGGACCTGCACAAGCTGGACGACCGTAAGATTCTGGAAGGCCTACTCGTGGCCGCCGGCATTGCCCTCATCATCGAGCAAAATGCCTCGCTGGCCGGGGCCGTGGGCGGCTGTCAGGCCGAAACCGGCTCGGCCGCGGCCATGGGCAGCGGCGCCATTGTGTACTGCCTGGGCGGGCCCGTCGAGCAGGTGTTTGCCGCCGTGGCTGTCACCATTCAGTGCATGCTGGGGTTGGTGTGCGACCCCGTGGCCGGCCTGGTGGAAGTGCCCTGCGTGGTGCGCAACGCCTCGGCCGCCGCCATTGCCTTCTCCTCGGCCCAGATTGCCATCGCCGGCATCGACCCCGTTATTCCCGTCGACCAGTGCGTGGCCGCCCTCGGCGAAGTGGGCCAAGCCATGGAAACCCGCTACAAGGAAACGGCCCTCGGCGGCCTGGCCGCTACCACCCGCGGCAAGGAAATTGAAAAAATGGTGCTGGTGCAGGACGTCAACATCCTGCCCGACGACCCCGACCAATAA